The following are encoded in a window of Paraburkholderia hospita genomic DNA:
- a CDS encoding LysR family transcriptional regulator: MTMRNATLRQLKVFETVARHLSFSRAAEELHLTQPAVSTQVRQLEEHAGLPLFEQLGKKIYMTPAGTEMLHYSRAIIQQFHEVDEAMGQLKGISGGKLNVAVISAGDYFFPRLLAEFTRRYAGVELNLAVHNREELLHQLSTNQTDLAVMVRPPQEMDAINEVFAPHPYVIVAAPTHPLANKRNIKISQLASEAFVVRERGSDTWNSMEEGFAGRLTNLKIAMEIKSTETIKQAVIAGMGIAFLSAHTISLELQVGHLVVLDVEDFPVMLNWYVVHRKNKRLPPVAVAFKRFLMEEGAALIEQITRVNQLAVHK, encoded by the coding sequence ATGACAATGCGTAACGCGACCCTCCGCCAGCTGAAAGTCTTCGAAACAGTGGCGCGGCATCTGAGCTTTTCGCGCGCGGCGGAGGAACTGCACCTCACGCAGCCCGCCGTTTCCACCCAGGTCAGGCAGCTCGAAGAACATGCCGGCTTGCCGCTGTTCGAGCAGCTCGGCAAGAAGATCTACATGACGCCGGCGGGCACCGAAATGCTTCACTACAGCCGCGCGATCATTCAGCAATTTCATGAAGTCGACGAAGCGATGGGCCAGCTCAAAGGCATATCGGGCGGCAAGCTGAACGTCGCGGTGATCAGCGCGGGCGACTACTTCTTTCCGCGCCTGCTTGCCGAATTCACGCGTCGCTACGCGGGTGTCGAATTGAATCTTGCCGTGCACAACCGCGAAGAACTGCTGCATCAGCTGTCGACCAATCAGACCGATCTCGCGGTGATGGTGCGTCCACCGCAGGAAATGGATGCGATCAACGAAGTGTTCGCGCCGCATCCGTATGTGATCGTCGCGGCGCCCACGCATCCTCTCGCCAACAAGCGCAACATCAAGATCAGCCAGCTTGCGAGCGAGGCCTTCGTGGTGCGCGAACGCGGCTCGGACACGTGGAATTCGATGGAAGAAGGCTTTGCGGGGCGCCTCACGAACCTGAAGATCGCGATGGAAATCAAAAGCACCGAGACCATCAAGCAGGCCGTGATCGCGGGCATGGGCATCGCGTTCCTGTCGGCGCATACGATCAGCCTCGAATTGCAGGTCGGGCATCTCGTCGTGCTGGATGTCGAAGACTTTCCGGTGATGCTCAACTGGTACGTCGTGCATCGCAAGAACAAGCGGCTGCCGCCCGTTGCCGTAGCGTTCAAGCGCTTTCTGATGGAAGAAGGCGCGGCCCTGATCGAGCAGATTACGCGCGTGAATCAACTGGCCGTCCATAAGTGA